One Prunus dulcis chromosome 7, ALMONDv2, whole genome shotgun sequence DNA segment encodes these proteins:
- the LOC117635567 gene encoding uncharacterized protein LOC117635567 — MASPKQTDAGTGDSKFPAANVDLELNPGKNKNFEEDSGPSLVATSKEIKEQIEAEDKKKKDQEKKDAIQTLKKSVIVSAVIVALAGAIFAITKKLREK, encoded by the exons ATGGCAAGCCCAAAGCAAACAGATGCAGGCACTGGAGATTCGAAATTTCCTGCTGCTAATGTGGATTTAGAATTGAATCCAGGCAAGAACAAGAATTTTGAAGAAGACAGTGGGCCATCTCTAGTAGCTACCTCCAAGGAGATTAAg GAACAAATAGAGGCTGAagataagaagaaaaaggaccAGGAGAAGAAAGATGCAATCCAGACTCTCAAGAAAAGCGTTATAGTCTCGGCGGTGATCGTGGCTCTGGCAGGGGCAATTTTTGCCATAACCaagaaattgagagagaaatga